A stretch of Eleutherodactylus coqui strain aEleCoq1 chromosome 9, aEleCoq1.hap1, whole genome shotgun sequence DNA encodes these proteins:
- the LOC136578640 gene encoding serpin B10-like: MTNTKSNNEKVHMELMSVEGNFNIREIKDQMLSIIELPYGKRKNLRMYVILPDTYDGITKIKQNLTYEQLNDWTDPDKMKKEFIEVCLPHFKIDSTYSMKNVLYRMGMTYVFSDTKSNISEISDESLYVSDVINLVTMQADEDGTEETTNADDEFGFLSLKLPQTTYTADHPFIFIIRDLLSKCFLFYGVFQKP; the protein is encoded by the exons ATGACCAACACGAAGAGCAAT AATGAAAAAGTACACATGGAATTAATGAGCGTAGAGGGTAACTTTAATATTCGGGAAATAAAGGATCAAATGTTAAGTATCATTGAGCTTCCatatggaaaaaggaaaaatctGCGTATGTATGTCATACTGCCTGATACATACGATGGTATTACAAAG ATAAAACAAAACTTAACATATGAGCAACTGAATGACTGGACCGACCCAGACAAGATGAAGAAAGAATTCATTGAAGTTTGTCTTCCTCACTTTAAGATAGACAGTACCTACTCAATGAAAAATGTTCTGTATCGTATGGGAATGACTTATGTTTTTAGTGACACCAAATCAAACATATCTGAAATATCTGATGAAAGTTTGTATGTGTCAGACGTCATAAATTTGGTAACTATGCAGGCAGATGAGGACGGTACGGAAGAAACAACTAATGCTGATGATGAGTTTGGATTTCTATCCCTAAAGCTTCCACAAACGACCTACACAGCAGATCATCCATTCATCTTCATTATACGGGATTTGCTTAGCAAGTGTTTTCTGTTCTATGGAGTATTTCAAAAGCCATGA